The segment TGTTGATAATTTCCGATGTAGAAAGCATTACGGATCTCAAAGAGATCATCTGAACCTGCAtcttttttcgacattttagagaaatacacaaaaattatttagcttgactgaaaaatattttatggaatgTCAAAGAACTACTCTTTTCCGTCGACTCACAACTCCatgatacaaaatgacaatcaGCTGTTTCGTTTTGTCTCGCatgttttgaagaaaaaaaaacttttccggcaatttttctttgattttctcATCTTCTTTGAACAAATTCGCATCATGAGGATCACATTAACGTTATTGAAACAGCACAATGCACGGATGTTTCGTCGACATTGGCAGGTTCAAGGCAAGAGAATCCCAAAAGACATGAAATCCGAAGAGAGTCTCGTGGCGAGAGGTATTCCAATTGTCGAAGCGACGTCTTTTTTGCAACAACGAGAGGGAAagtaagtaaattatttttttacatttttttcttctaacaaCTTCTTTTAGAACTCCTGAAATCGTTCCCGAAGCTCCAAAATTGCCGGAAAATTATCACTCCAAGCCATGCGGAGTATTTGGAGATTCTAATGCTCTTCTATTGGGTATGCCTCAAGcgcaaattttacttaataccCTCAAAATCGACGGATATCCCGAAAAATTGGAAGATCAAATGGAGAAATTGAGTATTCCAACAAACATCGAGAGAGCAATGTACCAATCGGTAATGAATGTTTGCCTGTTTGATCCGGAACAAGTAAAGTTGGAACATAGAAAGAAGGATCCCGAAAGACCTGCTTATATTTTTCCTCGAATTTATGGATTAACGGATGCTCGACGCAAGtatgaattgaaatttgttgaattttcgacatttttgtaatttttctttgattttcagTCGTTTATTGTTCCATAAGTTCATCCAAtcgtgtgaaaaatttgctcCTGCATCAACTCTCACGGATCGTAGAGTTACAGAAAACATGTTTTTCAAATATCCCTTTGAAGTTTCGGAGAATCAATTACAATTGGAA is part of the Culicoides brevitarsis isolate CSIRO-B50_1 chromosome 3, AGI_CSIRO_Cbre_v1, whole genome shotgun sequence genome and harbors:
- the LOC134833896 gene encoding large ribosomal subunit protein mL37; amino-acid sequence: MRITLTLLKQHNARMFRRHWQVQGKRIPKDMKSEESLVARGIPIVEATSFLQQREGKTPEIVPEAPKLPENYHSKPCGVFGDSNALLLGMPQAQILLNTLKIDGYPEKLEDQMEKLSIPTNIERAMYQSVMNVCLFDPEQVKLEHRKKDPERPAYIFPRIYGLTDARRNRLLFHKFIQSCEKFAPASTLTDRRVTENMFFKYPFEVSENQLQLEVHSEVFIASKKAITPVDEKKRFEGLEMPNIFPALPTVSIPRTNIYKLENIYPLTNNSAFVHPHTLFLHFSTLDVKHLSDIPVSNTQFESRAIMKAFAVAASKARASLGTNVTDLQQPIVVQTVQSDGKRFQFGIFQLNSLDLTSQKQNYWYSSQIMNLYEECGVKKGKPTLEGYNRDVLKHMTVLYNNS